Proteins from one Chitinophaga oryzae genomic window:
- a CDS encoding methylmalonyl-CoA mutase family protein — protein MSYTPQHKVRIVTAAALFDGHDAAINIMRRIMQAKGAEVIHLGHNRSAAEIVDCAVQEDAQGIAVTSYQGGHVEFFKYMYDLLQEKGCGHIKIFGGGGGTILPAEIEELHAYGIARLYSPDDGRQMGLEGMIEDLIRQCDTAVTPLSSGGSVEDIPQLKKSKNPKIIARAISLAENDMPVALLSGVKTRKAVTVDADAGAHITSTPDGTSPVLGITGTGGAGKSSVTDELVRRYLTHFSDKTVAVISVDPSKKKTGGALLGDRIRMNAIHHPRAYMRSLATRESDKAISEHIQEAIDICKLAGFDFIILETSGIGQSDTAITDYCDVSLYVMTPEYGAASQLEKINMLDYADVIAINKFDKAGALDALHDVRKQYKRNHTLWTAKDEELPVVGSIASQFNDAGINLLFEKVMEKVVEKTGAPFGPMAHESLKSTTTKSQIIPPARVRYLAEIGEAIADYSKWVDEQCKIATQLYQIAGVIGIDASKAPMLADIQAKLTEALHPECKKLVDEWPALLKKYAADNYEFQVRDKVIKLPLFTESLSHSRIPKVSLPKYNDWGDILRWQLTENLPGEFPYAAGVFPLKREGEDPTRMFAGEGGPERTNKRFHYVSLDQPAKRLSTAFDSVTLYGEDPAVRPDIYGKIGNSGVSIATVDDAKKLYSGFDLCDPKTSVSMTINGPAPILLAFFMNAAIDQQCEKYIRENGLTEQVQATIREKFKDHPLPHYNGDLPAGNDGLGLNLLGISGEEVLPREVYEKIRTHALSTVRGTVQADILKEDQAQNTCIFSTEFALKLMGDVQQYFITQKVRNFYSVSISGYHIAEAGANPITQLAFTLANGFTYVEYYLSRGMHIDDFAPNLSFFFSNGMDPEYAVIGRVARRIWAKAIKYKYKGNDRSQKLKYHIQTSGRSLHAQEIDFNDIRTTLQALYAIYDNCNSLHTNAYDEAITTPTEESVRRAMAIQLIINRELGTAKNENPVQGSFFIEELTDLVEEAVLAEFERITERGGVLGAMERMYQRNKIQEESLYYESLKHTGEYPIVGVNTFLNKNGSPTIIPAEVIRSTTEEKDFQIKTLEAFHHRHQHKSAAALKQLQQVAVNNGNLFAELMETVKHCSLGEITHALYEVGGQYRRNM, from the coding sequence ATGTCATATACACCACAACATAAGGTCCGTATCGTAACCGCAGCAGCACTGTTCGACGGGCATGACGCCGCTATCAATATCATGCGGCGTATCATGCAGGCCAAAGGCGCCGAAGTGATCCACCTGGGACATAACCGTTCCGCTGCAGAGATAGTAGACTGTGCGGTCCAGGAAGATGCACAGGGAATAGCCGTTACCTCCTACCAGGGCGGGCACGTGGAATTTTTTAAATACATGTATGACCTGCTGCAGGAGAAAGGCTGCGGGCATATTAAGATCTTCGGCGGCGGTGGCGGTACCATCCTCCCTGCGGAAATCGAGGAACTGCACGCCTACGGCATAGCCCGGCTCTATTCTCCGGACGATGGCCGCCAGATGGGCCTTGAAGGCATGATCGAAGACCTCATCCGCCAGTGCGATACGGCTGTCACCCCGCTGAGCAGCGGTGGCAGTGTGGAAGACATCCCGCAGCTGAAGAAGAGTAAAAACCCGAAAATCATCGCCCGCGCGATCAGCCTCGCGGAAAACGACATGCCGGTAGCGCTGCTGAGCGGCGTTAAAACACGCAAAGCAGTGACAGTAGACGCAGACGCTGGCGCCCATATCACCAGCACACCGGACGGCACCTCGCCGGTACTGGGTATTACCGGCACCGGCGGCGCGGGGAAAAGCAGCGTGACGGACGAACTGGTACGCCGCTACCTCACGCATTTTTCCGATAAAACAGTGGCCGTTATCTCGGTAGACCCCTCCAAGAAAAAGACGGGCGGCGCCCTGCTGGGAGACCGTATCCGGATGAACGCCATCCACCACCCCAGGGCTTACATGCGCTCCCTCGCTACCCGCGAAAGCGATAAAGCCATCAGCGAACATATCCAGGAAGCGATCGATATCTGCAAACTGGCAGGCTTCGATTTCATCATCCTCGAAACATCCGGTATCGGCCAGAGCGATACCGCCATCACTGATTACTGCGACGTGTCCCTCTATGTGATGACACCTGAATACGGCGCTGCCTCCCAGCTGGAGAAAATCAACATGCTGGACTACGCCGATGTGATCGCCATCAACAAGTTCGATAAAGCCGGCGCCCTCGACGCCCTGCACGATGTGCGCAAACAATATAAACGCAACCATACCCTGTGGACGGCGAAAGATGAAGAGCTGCCGGTAGTAGGCTCCATCGCCTCCCAGTTCAACGACGCAGGCATCAACCTCCTCTTTGAAAAAGTGATGGAAAAAGTAGTGGAGAAAACCGGCGCCCCCTTCGGCCCGATGGCCCACGAAAGCCTGAAGTCCACCACCACCAAATCCCAGATCATTCCCCCGGCAAGGGTGCGTTACCTGGCGGAGATCGGCGAAGCCATCGCCGACTACAGCAAATGGGTGGACGAGCAATGTAAGATCGCCACACAGCTCTACCAGATAGCAGGCGTTATCGGCATTGATGCTTCCAAAGCGCCAATGCTGGCCGATATTCAGGCCAAACTCACGGAAGCGCTGCACCCGGAATGCAAAAAGCTGGTAGACGAATGGCCGGCATTGCTGAAAAAATATGCTGCCGATAACTACGAATTCCAGGTAAGGGACAAAGTGATCAAATTACCCTTGTTCACCGAAAGCCTCAGCCATAGCCGTATTCCGAAGGTTAGTCTGCCTAAGTACAACGACTGGGGCGACATCCTGCGGTGGCAGCTCACCGAAAACCTGCCGGGAGAGTTCCCTTATGCTGCCGGCGTGTTCCCGCTCAAACGCGAAGGGGAAGATCCTACCCGTATGTTTGCCGGTGAAGGCGGCCCGGAAAGAACCAATAAACGGTTCCACTACGTATCGCTCGATCAGCCGGCAAAGCGCCTGTCTACCGCGTTCGACAGCGTGACGCTCTACGGGGAAGACCCGGCTGTGCGTCCCGACATCTACGGGAAAATCGGTAACTCCGGCGTCAGCATCGCCACGGTAGATGACGCCAAAAAGCTGTACAGCGGCTTCGATCTCTGCGATCCGAAAACATCGGTGTCCATGACCATCAATGGCCCGGCGCCGATCCTGCTGGCTTTCTTCATGAATGCTGCCATCGATCAGCAGTGCGAAAAATACATCCGCGAAAACGGGCTGACAGAACAGGTGCAGGCCACGATCCGTGAGAAATTCAAAGACCATCCGCTGCCGCACTACAACGGCGACCTGCCGGCGGGTAACGACGGCCTCGGCCTCAACCTCCTCGGCATCTCAGGTGAAGAAGTGCTGCCCCGCGAAGTGTATGAAAAAATCCGCACCCACGCCCTCAGCACCGTACGCGGTACCGTGCAGGCCGACATCCTGAAAGAAGACCAGGCGCAAAATACCTGTATCTTCTCTACCGAATTCGCCCTGAAGCTCATGGGCGACGTGCAGCAATATTTCATTACACAGAAAGTCCGCAACTTCTATTCGGTCAGCATTTCAGGTTACCACATCGCCGAAGCCGGTGCTAATCCCATCACGCAGCTGGCCTTCACACTGGCCAACGGCTTCACCTATGTGGAATACTACCTGAGCCGCGGCATGCATATCGATGACTTTGCGCCTAACCTGTCCTTCTTCTTCAGTAACGGCATGGACCCCGAATATGCGGTAATAGGCCGCGTGGCACGCCGTATCTGGGCCAAGGCCATCAAATACAAGTACAAAGGCAACGACCGCTCCCAGAAGCTGAAATACCATATCCAGACTTCCGGCAGAAGCCTCCACGCGCAGGAGATCGACTTCAACGATATCCGCACCACGCTGCAGGCGTTGTATGCCATCTATGACAATTGCAACTCCCTCCATACCAACGCCTACGATGAAGCCATCACCACGCCCACAGAAGAAAGCGTGAGAAGGGCCATGGCCATACAGCTCATCATCAACCGCGAACTGGGTACCGCCAAAAACGAAAACCCGGTACAGGGCTCTTTCTTCATCGAAGAACTGACCGACCTCGTGGAAGAAGCCGTGCTGGCTGAATTTGAACGTATCACCGAACGCGGTGGCGTACTCGGCGCAATGGAAAGGATGTACCAGCGGAATAAAATCCAGGAAGAAAGCCTTTACTACGAATCGCTGAAACATACCGGCGAATACCCGATCGTAGGAGTGAACACCTTCCTGAACAAAAATGGTTCTCCTACCATCATCCCTGCAGAAGTGATCCGCTCCACCACAGAAGAGAAAGACTTCCAGATTAAAACGCTGGAGGCCTTCCATCACCGCCATCAGCATAAAAGCGCCGCTGCACTGAAACAGCTGCAGCAGGTGGCCGTCAACAACGGCAACCTTTTCGCTGAACTGATGGAAACGGTGAAACACTGCTCCCTTGGCGAAATCACGCACGCCTTGTATGAAGTGGGTGGCCAGTATCGCCGCAACATGTAA
- a CDS encoding NUDIX hydrolase translates to MMSMYTKNINTHLVEIKSYFKVAISVDCVIFGFNGNELKVLLIESDLKEYKGKWSLLGDIVRPDEELDEAAYRVLKARTGLDDLYMEQVQTFGAINRHPAGRVITVAYYSLVNIEHVELKKHNNDLHWHSVKDLQNMAFDHKQILDTCHERLKQQVMVQPIGFNLLPKKFSLRELQNLYEAILDVELDRRNFRKKFLSMDLLMDLNEEEEDVPHRPAKLYKFNFDKYDQRKKRYLGIGF, encoded by the coding sequence ATGATGTCCATGTACACCAAAAACATCAATACTCACCTTGTTGAGATTAAGAGTTATTTCAAAGTTGCCATATCGGTAGATTGTGTCATTTTCGGATTTAATGGGAATGAACTGAAAGTACTGCTGATTGAGTCCGACCTGAAAGAATACAAAGGAAAATGGTCGCTGCTGGGAGACATCGTGCGGCCGGACGAAGAGCTGGACGAAGCGGCCTACCGGGTATTGAAGGCGCGTACCGGGCTGGATGATCTGTATATGGAGCAGGTGCAGACGTTCGGAGCGATCAACCGCCATCCTGCCGGCCGTGTGATCACCGTAGCCTATTATTCGCTGGTGAACATCGAACATGTGGAACTGAAAAAACACAATAACGACCTGCACTGGCACTCTGTCAAAGACCTGCAGAACATGGCTTTCGACCATAAGCAGATACTGGATACCTGTCATGAACGACTGAAGCAGCAGGTGATGGTACAGCCCATCGGTTTTAACCTGCTTCCTAAAAAGTTCTCCCTGCGCGAACTGCAGAACCTCTACGAGGCTATCCTGGACGTGGAACTGGACCGCCGTAATTTCAGAAAGAAATTCCTTTCCATGGACCTGCTGATGGACCTCAATGAAGAGGAAGAAGACGTGCCACACCGCCCGGCCAAGCTCTACAAGTTTAACTTCGATAAATACGACCAGCGTAAAAAACGATACCTCGGCATCGGATTTTGA
- the ligA gene encoding NAD-dependent DNA ligase LigA: MYTKEIEITLAQLAKDLLKHQQQQTLLHSIDETLEALRRVISYNDWRYYVQSDPVLSDYEYDQLFAWLKKLEQERPDLISPDSPTQRVAKGLTKEFVTVQHLVPMLSLENSYNADDLIDWDRKAREASGLQEIEYCIEPKFDGASISLIYENDRLSRGATRGDGIAGEDITTNIRQIRSIPLSASFSQYGIHQIEIRGEVLINKNTFKAFNDKRVAENLPPLANPRNAASGSLRMVDPNEVAKRGLEAFLYHMSFHSMEAGREEPDAIKTHSGTLDLLSTLGFRSPAKEKKVVKGVQAVIDYCLQFETERDNLPYEIDGMVIKVNDYALQDKLGMTTHHPRWAIAYKFKARQATSRLRAVEFQVGRTGSITPVAKIDPVHIGGVTVSSISLFNEDVIREKDLKLGDMVLVERAGDVIPYIVKSVADLRTGEEKDIVFPTQCPVCSDQLVKPEGESVWRCTNINCEAQVVERMIHFVSKDAMDIKSFGESNVRKFYAQGLMKDIPGIYELDFEKIGAMEGFGKKSLSNLQTAIEQSKTQPLHRLIFGLGIRYVGETTAKTLANAVTNIMDLRHWTEEQILALEDIGPKVAGSIRVFFTNDDNIHMLEKLASLGINMTNTKSERHTGGNLADQTFLFTGTLHKLKRSEAEEMVEQQGGKIMSGVSSKLNYLVVGEEAGSKLEKAKKINTIRIITEDEFLEMIK, translated from the coding sequence ATGTACACAAAGGAAATAGAAATAACCCTGGCACAGCTGGCCAAAGACCTGCTGAAGCATCAGCAGCAACAAACGTTGCTGCATTCCATTGACGAAACCCTGGAGGCATTGCGCCGCGTCATCTCTTACAATGACTGGCGTTACTATGTACAGAGCGATCCTGTGCTCAGCGACTACGAATATGACCAGCTCTTTGCCTGGCTCAAAAAACTGGAACAGGAACGCCCGGACCTCATCAGTCCCGACTCCCCCACCCAGCGTGTGGCCAAAGGCCTCACCAAAGAATTTGTGACCGTACAGCACCTGGTGCCGATGCTGAGCCTCGAAAACTCCTACAACGCCGACGACCTCATTGACTGGGACCGCAAAGCCCGGGAGGCCAGCGGACTGCAGGAAATAGAATACTGCATCGAGCCTAAATTCGACGGCGCCAGCATCTCCCTCATTTATGAGAACGACCGGCTCTCCAGAGGCGCTACCCGCGGCGATGGCATCGCCGGTGAAGACATCACCACCAATATCCGCCAGATACGTTCTATTCCGCTGTCTGCCAGCTTCTCCCAATATGGTATCCACCAGATAGAAATACGGGGGGAAGTGCTGATCAATAAAAACACTTTCAAGGCGTTCAATGACAAACGTGTCGCTGAAAACCTGCCACCGCTGGCCAATCCCCGCAACGCCGCCTCCGGCTCGCTGCGCATGGTAGATCCCAACGAAGTGGCCAAACGCGGACTGGAAGCCTTCCTTTATCACATGAGCTTTCATTCCATGGAAGCCGGCCGGGAAGAACCGGATGCCATCAAAACACACAGTGGCACCCTTGACCTGCTGTCAACCCTCGGTTTCCGCAGCCCTGCCAAAGAGAAAAAAGTCGTCAAAGGCGTACAAGCCGTGATCGACTACTGCCTTCAGTTTGAAACAGAACGTGACAACCTGCCGTACGAAATCGACGGCATGGTGATCAAGGTAAATGATTATGCCCTGCAGGACAAACTGGGTATGACCACCCACCACCCCCGCTGGGCCATCGCCTATAAGTTCAAAGCCCGCCAGGCCACCAGCCGCCTGCGCGCCGTGGAATTCCAGGTAGGCCGTACCGGCTCCATCACGCCGGTCGCTAAAATAGATCCTGTCCACATTGGCGGCGTAACGGTATCCTCCATCTCCCTGTTCAATGAAGACGTGATCCGGGAAAAAGACCTGAAGCTGGGCGACATGGTACTGGTAGAAAGAGCCGGCGACGTGATCCCCTATATTGTTAAGTCCGTGGCCGACCTCCGTACCGGCGAAGAAAAGGATATCGTATTCCCCACACAGTGCCCCGTTTGCAGCGACCAACTCGTGAAACCCGAAGGAGAAAGCGTTTGGCGCTGTACCAACATCAACTGTGAAGCACAGGTCGTGGAACGGATGATCCACTTCGTGAGCAAAGATGCCATGGACATTAAAAGCTTCGGCGAAAGCAATGTCCGCAAGTTCTATGCGCAGGGCCTCATGAAAGACATCCCCGGCATCTATGAGCTGGACTTCGAAAAAATAGGCGCTATGGAAGGCTTTGGCAAAAAATCGCTCAGCAACCTGCAAACAGCGATCGAACAGTCCAAAACACAACCCCTGCACCGCCTCATCTTCGGCCTCGGTATCCGTTATGTCGGCGAAACCACCGCCAAAACACTGGCCAATGCCGTCACCAACATCATGGACCTGCGCCACTGGACAGAAGAACAAATACTGGCGCTGGAAGATATCGGCCCTAAAGTTGCGGGTTCTATCCGCGTCTTCTTCACCAACGACGATAACATCCATATGCTGGAAAAGCTGGCGTCGCTGGGCATCAATATGACCAACACCAAGAGTGAACGCCATACCGGCGGCAACCTCGCTGACCAGACCTTCCTCTTCACAGGTACCCTGCACAAGCTGAAGCGCAGCGAAGCAGAAGAAATGGTGGAGCAACAGGGCGGTAAAATCATGAGCGGCGTGAGCAGTAAACTCAACTATCTCGTGGTAGGCGAAGAGGCCGGCAGCAAACTGGAAAAAGCGAAGAAAATCAACACCATCAGGATTATCACGGAAGATGAGTTCCTGGAGATGATTAAATAG
- a CDS encoding nucleoside deaminase: MIDDTYYMKQALKEAHKAFEDGEVPIGAVVVLNNQVIGRGHNQVERLNDCTAHAEMIALTAAFNTLGSKYLMEATLYVTVEPCLMCAGALYWSKIGRIVYAAADDKNSYRRATGERSPFHPKTKLEAGPCEEESLQLMKTFFEQRR; the protein is encoded by the coding sequence ATGATTGACGATACTTATTATATGAAGCAGGCGCTGAAAGAGGCGCACAAAGCTTTTGAAGACGGAGAAGTGCCCATCGGCGCCGTGGTGGTGCTGAACAACCAGGTAATCGGCCGTGGTCACAACCAGGTGGAGCGGCTGAACGACTGCACCGCCCATGCGGAAATGATCGCGCTCACCGCGGCGTTTAACACGCTGGGCAGCAAATACCTGATGGAGGCCACGCTGTATGTTACCGTAGAGCCGTGCCTGATGTGCGCCGGCGCTTTGTACTGGAGCAAAATAGGCCGCATCGTTTACGCCGCGGCAGACGATAAAAACAGCTACCGGCGGGCCACCGGCGAACGGTCGCCCTTCCATCCGAAAACAAAGCTGGAAGCAGGTCCCTGTGAAGAAGAAAGCCTGCAACTCATGAAAACCTTTTTCGAGCAAAGACGCTAA
- a CDS encoding acetyltransferase gives MQRKNIVIVGTSGHGFVVMEILQLMQEYNIVGFIDSFKPKNTPCIDHLTVLGHENDIPTLTATYDIYGGIVAIGDNTDRANMVSRIKAVAPGFKFVNACHPSSVVSPRAIIGEGNVLCANVVINTNTTIGNFCIVNTASSIDHDNQIMDFTSIAPGVTTGGNVNIGANTAIGIGAVIKHRINIGEQCVVGAGAVVLSDVSPRSVWYGTPARKIRDRQPGDKYL, from the coding sequence ATGCAACGAAAAAACATAGTTATTGTCGGCACATCGGGCCATGGATTTGTAGTAATGGAGATCCTGCAATTGATGCAGGAATACAATATCGTGGGTTTTATTGACAGTTTTAAACCTAAAAACACTCCATGTATAGACCATCTTACCGTGCTTGGTCACGAAAACGATATACCCACGCTAACAGCGACATATGACATCTATGGTGGCATTGTTGCCATCGGAGACAACACTGACCGGGCTAATATGGTGTCAAGAATAAAAGCAGTGGCCCCGGGGTTTAAATTTGTCAATGCCTGCCACCCTTCCAGTGTAGTATCCCCCCGGGCGATTATCGGAGAAGGCAATGTCCTATGCGCTAATGTTGTCATTAACACGAATACAACGATTGGCAACTTCTGCATCGTCAATACAGCCTCCAGTATAGACCATGATAACCAGATAATGGATTTTACCAGCATTGCGCCAGGTGTGACAACAGGCGGCAATGTAAATATTGGGGCAAATACAGCGATCGGTATAGGCGCTGTTATTAAACACAGAATTAATATAGGCGAACAATGTGTAGTGGGAGCCGGGGCTGTTGTACTCAGTGATGTCAGTCCCCGAAGTGTGTGGTATGGCACACCTGCCAGAAAAATAAGAGACAGGCAACCGGGAGACAAATACCTTTAA
- a CDS encoding SPFH domain-containing protein has product MNVFLMILGVLALIVILSSFVTVQQGNVAVTTIFGKYNRMLFPGLNWKIPLIEKVFKKISIQNRSVELEFQAITVDQANVYFKAMLLYSVWNQEEETLKNVAFKFMDERSFMQALVRTIEGSIRGFVATKRQAEVLGLRKDITEHVKEQIDKTLEEWGFHLLDLQMNDITFDEVIMKSMAQVVASNNLKAAAENEGQALLITKTKAAEADGNAIKIAAEAERQAAQLRGMGVALFREEVAKGMTTAAKEMQQANLDTSVILFSMWTEAIKNFAENSKGNVIFLDGSSEGMDQTMKQMMAMNKLMQNQK; this is encoded by the coding sequence ATGAATGTATTTCTGATGATCCTGGGAGTGCTGGCGCTGATAGTGATCTTATCCTCTTTTGTAACTGTGCAGCAGGGGAATGTAGCGGTTACTACTATCTTCGGCAAGTATAACCGGATGTTGTTCCCCGGACTGAACTGGAAAATACCCCTGATTGAAAAAGTATTCAAGAAAATTTCTATTCAGAACAGATCTGTCGAGCTGGAGTTTCAGGCCATTACTGTAGACCAGGCCAACGTTTATTTTAAAGCAATGCTGCTGTACTCCGTGTGGAACCAGGAAGAAGAAACCCTGAAAAACGTAGCGTTTAAGTTCATGGACGAGAGAAGTTTCATGCAGGCGCTGGTACGTACCATCGAAGGTTCCATCCGTGGTTTTGTGGCCACTAAAAGACAGGCGGAAGTGCTGGGCCTTCGTAAAGACATTACCGAGCACGTAAAAGAGCAGATCGACAAAACGCTGGAAGAGTGGGGCTTTCACCTGCTGGACCTGCAGATGAACGACATTACTTTTGATGAAGTGATCATGAAGTCGATGGCGCAGGTAGTGGCATCCAACAACCTGAAAGCTGCTGCTGAGAACGAAGGCCAGGCGCTGCTGATCACCAAAACAAAAGCTGCCGAGGCCGATGGTAACGCCATTAAAATTGCTGCGGAAGCAGAACGCCAGGCAGCACAGCTGCGCGGTATGGGCGTGGCCCTGTTCCGCGAGGAAGTGGCCAAAGGTATGACCACTGCCGCCAAAGAGATGCAGCAGGCCAATCTCGATACCTCCGTGATCCTTTTCTCCATGTGGACGGAAGCGATCAAAAACTTTGCAGAGAACTCGAAAGGCAACGTTATCTTCCTCGATGGTTCTTCCGAAGGCATGGACCAGACCATGAAACAGATGATGGCGATGAATAAGCTGATGCAGAACCAGAAATAA
- a CDS encoding LuxR C-terminal-related transcriptional regulator produces MHTGSDLGQNLSLTALQKENEQLKDRHLWLESIVNSVPAMLYCYDNNNKTITWCNHYLAAAFGYTPAEMTGLGMDFFRHIMHPDDFKMAVVAQQSFIDNKSHFGGVARIRRKGDTDYRWLLGMEVPFTWDTQGKVKEIICAFLDLTNAIDTNAQLTVALSEILRRQNENLLNKLTPREKDVLGLAVQGLNNKEIANSLNLSRYTVETHRKNIRLKLKVRNTTELVAIARKIGFQ; encoded by the coding sequence ATGCATACAGGCTCGGACTTAGGGCAAAACCTTTCCCTCACTGCCTTACAGAAGGAAAATGAGCAGTTAAAAGATCGTCATCTGTGGTTGGAGAGCATTGTAAACAGTGTACCGGCCATGCTTTATTGTTATGATAATAACAACAAAACCATCACCTGGTGCAACCATTACCTGGCAGCGGCTTTTGGCTATACGCCTGCGGAGATGACCGGCCTCGGCATGGACTTTTTCAGGCACATCATGCATCCTGATGATTTTAAAATGGCGGTGGTGGCCCAGCAATCATTCATAGACAATAAAAGCCATTTCGGCGGGGTGGCCCGTATACGCAGGAAAGGCGATACAGACTACCGCTGGCTGCTGGGCATGGAAGTGCCCTTTACCTGGGATACGCAGGGGAAAGTGAAAGAGATCATCTGCGCTTTCCTCGACCTCACCAATGCCATTGATACCAACGCCCAGCTGACGGTAGCGCTCAGTGAAATACTGCGGCGGCAGAATGAAAACCTGCTGAATAAACTTACCCCCCGTGAAAAAGATGTGCTGGGACTGGCAGTACAGGGGCTCAATAACAAGGAGATTGCCAACTCTTTAAACCTAAGCCGTTATACGGTTGAAACGCACCGTAAGAATATCCGGCTGAAGCTGAAAGTCCGCAATACGACGGAACTGGTGGCCATCGCCCGGAAGATAGGTTTTCAGTAA
- a CDS encoding superoxide dismutase produces the protein MAFTLPSLPYATDALEPHIDKLTMEIHHGKHHQAYVDNLNKAIAGTENENKSLEELVANAGKISPAVRNNGGGHWNHSFFWTSLAPNAGGQPTGKLAEAINSTFGSFDAFKEKFNTAGATRFGSGWAWLIVKDGKLEVTSTPNQDNPLMDVAEVKGTPILGVDVWEHAYYLKYQNRRPEYLNAFWNVVDWNAINKRYEAAL, from the coding sequence ATGGCATTTACACTCCCGAGCTTACCCTACGCAACAGACGCGTTAGAGCCGCATATTGATAAATTGACAATGGAAATTCACCATGGTAAGCATCATCAGGCATATGTTGACAATCTGAACAAAGCGATTGCCGGCACTGAAAACGAGAACAAATCACTGGAAGAACTGGTGGCAAATGCTGGAAAAATCAGCCCTGCAGTAAGAAACAACGGCGGTGGCCACTGGAACCACAGCTTCTTCTGGACCAGCCTCGCTCCTAACGCAGGTGGTCAGCCTACCGGTAAACTGGCAGAAGCGATCAACAGCACTTTCGGTTCTTTCGACGCTTTCAAAGAGAAATTCAACACTGCCGGCGCTACCCGCTTCGGTTCCGGCTGGGCATGGCTGATCGTAAAAGACGGCAAACTGGAGGTAACTTCCACGCCTAACCAGGACAACCCGCTGATGGACGTTGCTGAAGTAAAAGGCACCCCCATCCTGGGCGTAGACGTGTGGGAACACGCTTACTACCTGAAATACCAAAACCGTCGCCCGGAATACCTGAACGCATTCTGGAACGTGGTTGACTGGAACGCTATCAATAAAAGATACGAAGCAGCGCTCTGA
- a CDS encoding 3-keto-disaccharide hydrolase: MKKFLVPALSVMAVTVMSCGGGATKEAKDSTVVTDSVTTTAPAAPAVDTTAITALSDADKAAGWQLLFNGTSKDGWRGFKNKPTEPWVVENGVLHCLGSTTDKSDKRGDLITDKEYENFELTADWKLAPKGNSGILYMVTEEFDAPYLSGPEYQIIDDNNFPEKLEDWQKTGANYAMNPPLVAASNPIGQWNTTRIVVNKGHVEHWLNGQKTAEYDLGSEEWKKHKAEGKWKDAKGYGMSKKGHIALQDHGSEIWFKNIKIKEI, translated from the coding sequence ATGAAAAAGTTTTTAGTACCTGCCCTGTCCGTGATGGCCGTCACTGTGATGTCGTGCGGCGGAGGCGCTACCAAAGAAGCGAAAGATTCAACAGTTGTAACGGATTCGGTGACCACTACTGCCCCGGCAGCTCCGGCAGTAGATACCACGGCGATTACCGCGCTCAGCGACGCGGACAAAGCAGCCGGCTGGCAGTTGCTGTTCAACGGCACCAGCAAAGACGGCTGGCGCGGTTTCAAAAATAAGCCCACAGAACCATGGGTGGTGGAAAACGGTGTCCTGCACTGCCTGGGCAGCACTACCGATAAAAGTGATAAACGCGGCGACCTCATCACCGACAAAGAATACGAGAACTTTGAACTGACGGCCGACTGGAAGCTGGCGCCGAAAGGTAACAGCGGCATCCTGTACATGGTGACCGAAGAATTTGACGCACCCTACCTGAGCGGACCGGAGTATCAGATCATTGATGACAATAACTTCCCGGAGAAACTGGAAGACTGGCAGAAAACCGGCGCTAACTACGCGATGAATCCTCCGCTGGTAGCTGCATCCAATCCCATCGGACAGTGGAATACCACCCGGATCGTTGTTAACAAAGGACATGTGGAGCACTGGCTGAACGGTCAGAAAACAGCTGAATATGACCTTGGTTCAGAAGAATGGAAGAAACACAAAGCCGAAGGCAAATGGAAAGATGCCAAAGGCTACGGTATGTCTAAAAAAGGCCACATTGCGTTGCAGGACCATGGCAGCGAAATCTGGTTCAAGAATATCAAGATCAAGGAGATTTAG